The Dioscorea cayenensis subsp. rotundata cultivar TDr96_F1 chromosome 7, TDr96_F1_v2_PseudoChromosome.rev07_lg8_w22 25.fasta, whole genome shotgun sequence genome includes a region encoding these proteins:
- the LOC120264453 gene encoding pentatricopeptide repeat-containing protein At2g32630-like — MKFLIRTTKLPNKHNPIHHLFFFSNYSSSPTSSSSPLPPNLLAPLTPYFTHMKLKHYSAAKHQLRSFAALDDLSSPFPSIASSIRTSSTLSGVSPSTVFDMLFRVYSDANHLSRAFETFELLLSEFGRVDGRSCGVYLHALRRLGRMDSALEFFNRMLEIDCIDVSEHSMAILVDGLCDIGDIEVARKVFDEMLQRGLRPNILSYNSLVEAYLKRLDFDEVDEVLKLVDVNGVRRNAATYTVLINGFSGSGDIDKAEKAFEEAKNMEGLVGDVYLYTSIINANCRVGNIKRALALFDECVAKGICPNDRTYGALINGLCKAGQVIAAEMLIDEMQQKGIDYNQVIFNTMIDGYCKKGMIDKALHLKSVMEKKGMQLDVYTYNTIACGLCKLNRLKDAKRILYEMVDSGVDANTVSLTTLIDVLCKEGDYVEARRLFREMGNKGSTPNVITYNVLIDGYSKKGSIREAERLKKEMEKKGIVPDVYTYTSLIHGHCVGGKVRVAKKLFDEMKKRGLTANVVTYTVLISGLSKEGQSKEAFRLYEEMIKAGLKPDDSVYSSLVSSFHMTTNSKHEAT, encoded by the coding sequence atgaagttCCTAATTAGAACAACAAAACTCCCAAACAAACACAACCCAATCcatcatctcttcttcttctccaactacTCATCATCcccaacttcttcttcttctcctctccctCCCAACCTTCTCGCTCCTCTCACTCCCTACTTCACCCACATGAAGCTCAAGCACTACTCCGCCGCCAAGCACCAGCTCCGCTCCTTCGCCGCTCTCGACGACCTCTcctcccctttcccttccatcGCCTCCTCCATCCGCACCTCCTCCACCCTCTCCGGCGTCTCCCCATCCACTGTATTCGACATGCTCTTTCGTGTCTATTCTGATGCTAATCATCTTTCCAGAGCTTTCGAGACCTTCGAGCTCTTGCTCTCGGAGTTCGGCCGGGTCGATGGCAGGTCCTGTGGCGTTTATCTCCACGCTCTCCGGCGGTTGGGGCGGATGGATTCAGCTCTTGAATTCTTCAATAGGATGCTTGAAATTGACTGCATTGATGTCTCGGAGCACTCCATGGCAATCTTGGTTGATGGGTTATGTGATATTGGGGACATTGAGGTTGCTCGCAAGGTGTTCGATGAAATGCTTCAGAGAGGATTGCGGCCAAATATTTTGTCGTATAATTCTCTTGTCGAAGCTTATCTcaaaagattggattttgatgAGGTTGATGAGGTTTTGAAGCTCGTTGATGTGAATGGTGTTCGTCGTAATGCTGCTACTTATACGGTTCTCATCAATGGTTTCTCCGGCTCTGGTGATATTGATAAGGCCGAGAAAGCTTTCGAGGAGGCTAAAAATATGGAAGGATTGGTTGGAGATGTCTACCTTTACACTTCGATTATCAATGCTAATTGTCGAGTTGGAAATATTAAGCGGGCACTTGCGCTGTTTGACGAGTGTGTTGCCAAAGGCATTTGTCCTAATGATCGAACATATGGTGCGCTGATCAATGGACTGTGCAAGGCCGGGCAGGTAATTGCCGCGGAGATGTTGATAGATGAAATGCAGCAGAAAGGGATTGACTACAATCAAGTGATATTCAACACGATGATCGACGGATATTGCAAGAAAGGAATGATTGACAAGGCGCTTCATCTTAAATCAGTCATGGAGAAGAAAGGAATGCAGCTTGATGTGTACACGTACAATACGATTGCCTGCGGCCTTTGCAAGTTGAACCGATTGAAGGATGCTAAGAGGATTTTGTATGAAATGGTTGATAGTGGTGTCGATGCGAACACAGTGAGTTTGACGACGTTGATTGATGTGCTATGTAAGGAAGGTGATTATGTCGAAGCAAGAAGGTTGTTTAGGGAGATGGGAAATAAAGGTTCGACACCGAATGTCATTACTTACAATGTGTTGATTGATGGGTATAGCAAGAAAGGAAGTATCAGAGAGGCTGAAAgattgaagaaggagatggagaagaagggaATTGTACCGGATGTGTATACTTATACATCATTAATCCACGGGCATTGTGTTGGTGGGAAGGTGAGAGTGGCGAAGAAATTGTTCGATGAGATGAAGAAACGTGGTTTGACAGCGAACGTCGTTACATACACTGTGTTAATCTCCGGGTTGTCAAAAGAAGGGCAGTCCAAGGAGGCATTTCGGTTGTATGAGGAGATGATAAAAGCAGGATTAAAGCCTGATGATTCTGTTTATTCATCTCTCGTTAGCAGCTTTCATATGACAACAAATTCTAAACATGAAGCAACTTGA
- the LOC120265432 gene encoding heavy metal-associated isoprenylated plant protein 35-like, producing the protein MALVEEVIEPLKYQTLALKVSIHCEGCKRKVKRVLQSIDGVYKIAFDAQQHKVTITGNVDAETLIKKLLKNGKNAELWPEIKPPNPNPNPKSKKKKKSKSSQKPPESAENPESKPSAATDDDETPGENTELDSSKSDDSDEEPNNPSPPADNPPPPTPTPNGGAPASGGGKKKKKKKKKPHAPAPTSAGGGGGGGDSKGPEIIVVSSPHPPPLSPPHPRTYHVPSPQPVVSYSTASYFPATHYIPSSATATATATASYYAMMEPALEPAPREDSYSLFSEENANACRVM; encoded by the exons ATGGCTTTAGTTGAAGAAGTCATAGAACCACTGAAATACCAG acaTTGGCTCTTAAAGTCTCCATCCACTGTGAAGGTTGCAAGAGAAAAGTTAAGCGAGTTCTACAATCAATTGATG GGGTTTATAAGATAGCCTTTGATGCGCAACAGCACAAGGTCACAATCACCGGCAACGTCGACGCTGAAACCCTAATAAAGAAGCTACTCAAGAACGGGAAGAACGCTGAGCTCTGGCCCGAAataaaacccccaaaccctaaccctaatcccaaatcgaaaaagaagaagaaatccaAATCCTCCCAGAAACCCCCGGAATCGGCCGAGAATCCCGAATCAAAACCCTCCGCCGCCACCGACGATGATGAAACCCCCGGAGAAAACACCGAATTAGATTCATCCAAATCCGATGATTCCGATGAAGAACccaataacccatccccacccGCCGATAATCCCCCACCTCCCACCCCAACCCCCAATGGCGGTGCCCCCGCATCCGGCGGcggcaagaagaagaaaaagaaaaagaagaagccaCACGCACCAGCACCCACCTCCGCcggtggcggcggcggcggcggcgattCAAAAGGACCAGAGATCATCGTCGTTTCATCACCACATCCGCCGCCTCTCAGCCCACCCCATCCTCGCACATACCATGTTCCATCGCCGCAGCCGGTGGTGAGCTACAGCACGGCGAGCTACTTCCCGGCGACGCACTACATCCCCTCGTCGGCGACGGCGACGGCGACGGCGACGGCGAGCTATTACGCGATGATGGAGCCGGCGTTGGAGCCAGCACCGCGCGAGGACTCGTATAGTTTGTTTAGCGAAGAGAATGCCAACGCTTGCCGCGTTATGTAA